The Macaca nemestrina isolate mMacNem1 chromosome 17, mMacNem.hap1, whole genome shotgun sequence genome contains the following window.
GTGGAAGGACAGAAAAGTGGCCCAGGTTGCTTTGTGGTAAGAAAGAGTGATACCATTTCTGAGCTTAGATAGAAATATATACTGGGAACCACATGCTCTCTGCCAGTGTTCTGCCAGTGGAGCACCCTTTGAGAGAGTGAAAGCAAGTGTTCTGATATTCTACAGAGGATGAAACTCAGCTCTCATGGTGTTACTGGAAaagggtcctgatccagaccccaagtgagggttcttggatcttgcgcGAGAAAGAATTCGGggccacagagtaaagtgaaaaaaagttattaagaaaacaaaggaatgggctgggtgtcgtggctcacgcctgtaatcccagcactttgggaggccaaggagggtggatcactaggtcaagagatcaagaccatcctggccaacatggtgaaaccccgtctgtactaaaaatacgaaaaaaaaattagctgggcgtggtggtgcacacctgtagtcgcagctactcgggaggctgaggcaggagaatcacttgaacccgggaggtggaggttgcagtgagccgagatcacgccactgcactccagcctggagacagagcaagactccgtctcaaagaaaagaaaaatagaaaacagaggaatgaaagaataaagaataggTCCTGTATAGACAGAGCAGAGCATTCAAAAAACCAGATGGAGGAACATGCCCACCTTGGGTGcaatgcttttatatatataacaaaggaaaaaaatcatgggGGAGATGTGATTTACTACAAGAGCTTTTGACAAAGGattcttaatttttgtgtaaCTACAGTATTCTGCAAGAAtctatattattatctttaaagtgaAACTGATTCTTAGTTTAAGAATGCTTTTGTTCTTAAGATATCAGGACATCAGGACATTTCCTGGGTCTGTTAGGCCGTAGGTCTGTTCAGTAAACATGATTACCTTATTCTTTTAACTGTAAATATCCTgttgactaagaatgcctaacctcctggggaTGCAACACAGTAGGTCTCAgcttcattttacccagctcctattccaAGATGGAGTCCCCCTGGTTTGAATGCCTTTGACAACGGGGCTCAGATTCAAGCAATAATTATTGAATGACTCCTGTGCGTCTGACCCATTAAAAGGTGGCTTCCCATTCATTATCTCATTCAAACTTCACAGTAATGTGGTGACATAGGTATCATAACCTTATTTCATGAATAAGTAccatgaggctcagagaaattattTCTGTAAGATGCTCAGGAAGTTGAGGGCAGACCTGGAACTGGGGTCTGCCTCCTAATTCAGGCCCTCTCTGCAATACcgaaaaccattttattttagactattcattagattggtgcaaaataAATCGTGGTTTTAAgttttgcaccaaactaatattATGGGAATTTGATTTCTAAACTAGATAACTTAAAATTACAATTTATATTGTTTTGGTGCAATCTTGAGATCCAGAACTATGGAGAAACGTAATCCCAGATTCCacatttcttctgcttctttataAAACAGAGCAACATTTGGGGAGAGGTACGATTTATAATCAGGATGTAGATACTACTTAAGGAAAAACCGGGCTAGAAGCAGGATCTCCAGATGTTACTAGTGATGCTGTCACACTGGATTTCTTCCCAGCTCCAGCTTTCAGTTAGTTGTTTGCTCATAACAGATTATAACCCCTTTCTATAGCAAACTGGCACAAGGTTTTCTTAAACTGATTCAGGAGGAGAAACTGTAGAGTTATATCAGGAGAGGGGTAAAATCCACATTCACCAAAATGGTGGATTAGGGTTAGAGGTTAGAGTTGAGAGGGAGAAGAgaacagaaagggaagaaaaggtgTAGGACAACTTGCTCTGGGGATGAGAAGGAAACCTGAGAATGCCACTGACTTGTCACCAAAGGAGAAACTTAAGTTAGAGAGTCAGGGAGTATTTGGAGAAACATGGACAGTTATCTAGTAGGTTCTGGGTAAAGCAAGAGTTCAGCGGCCAACTGAAGAGCTCCACTTAAGCGGGTCTGAATGTCTTAGGAGGATTCCAGGCCTCAGGCTCCTGCATAATTCTAGGGCAAAGGCAAAAAGTTGTAAAACAGGTTTTGAGCAAAATAGCCACGTAGCCTAATTTGGCCCGGCATTGTCCTAACTCTtaatacctctctctctctttgcttctcAGCACCCAAATGTACCATCCAACTGCACCTTCCTTTACTGGCCTACTCTTCACCTACCCTGGGTCCCATCCTCCCCtgtctcctccccctccctcagAGCTCCACCTTAGCCTGTCTTCAAAGGCAATGACCTGCATACAGAATTAGGCCATCTCTTCTACTCTCCACCCCATCAGCTCTCAAATTTCCACCAAAACTTATCTCATCTTATAGTTGTCAGGAAAGTAACTTGAATACTGAGGACTTCATGTGTTAGCTACCTCAGGTCCTTTACATGGTAAAGAAGGCACTTGTTACCTCAAAGACCACAGAAATCAGAACTGgattttttgaagaaattttgGACCTTTTTTGTGGTGCATCTCAAAGTATACAAAGCACACaattcatattaatatattatgttAAGTAGATGCTACAGGAAAGATCCAGTTTTATCACCAGTGTCTTAACCACTGTGTTGTACCCTCGGTATGAGCTTACCTTTGAAGAGCAATCTACAAGAGGAGTTTACCTGTTAAGTTGCTGACTTTGAGAGGAGGTGGCAAAATGGCAGAGGAATTGTTTCAGAATTGATGAGTCTAATTGAGAGGCTTTTGTGTACTGGAAAAAGGGACAAATAAGCAGGATGTGCATGTTATGTTGAGAATGTTCCTTGCTGTGTATAGCTTATTTGAAATGTGCTAAATTATTAAAAGTTTCTCCTTAAATACATACAAAGATTTAGAAAGATGAGGCCTAAAAGCAGATCCTGCTAGTCACAGTAGCTTAAGAAATGTTTCTGTATCTGAGCTTAAGACAATGAGTAAGACATGAGAAAAGTGGTTATCAGGGTTGGGGTTACTGTCCCTTCTACCTTCCCCTCTCTCAGTCCTCCCTGTGGGATGAAGTAAATCAGGGAGTCTCTGGCTGCTTTCCTCAGTGTCTGTGCGCATTTAATAAACGTTGATGGCATTCTGAGGAAACGCTTCACCATCCTGAGGGCACTGCCTCTTCTCTAGCCTCATCTATAAAAGAACTCTAAGTCATTTCTAGGCAAAGAAATGGCTGCGCTTTTACTACCTTTGTCATTATTATATGGCAGAAGAGACCTTACCTGATTCAGCGTTTTCTTTTGAACTTCATATTCTACGGCTTTGTAATGATAGTAATTAtcatttgcaattaaaaaaaaaaaaaaaaaagaacctttaaACCAATGAAATAGCTGCAAGGCTGTTGTATCAGTTCAAACCCCAAGAGTGCCCCAACAAACACCACATGGCGTTGTGGAGCCACACGCTGTTTTAATGAGCGCCTGGGCGCAGACGggctgaggcctaaaatggcGTCAGCACCAAATGAGTAGGGGCAGGGGTTTATATAgtctcctgtaaacaggaagtgtcttagcctGATGTAACTGCTATGCGGTCCCAGGATGGCCTCTGGGTCTTCAGGAGGTACGTGTCTTCCGGCTCCTCTCTTCCGGTTTCTGCTAGCTTGCTGACGCAGGCTGCTGGTGCAAGTGGTCTTGAGCCTTGGGACTGGGCCTGAGAAGGGAGGAGTTACTCACCACCCACCTGGCAGCTTCCAGGCCCAAGGGAAAGTCTTTCAATAGCCACCATCGGTGTCTAGGGAGCAGCAtgcaaaaaattacaaaagtaggAACATTGCAGATGCTTTCTCATGGTGGAATTGATGGCGACAAGAAAATTACGAAAGCATCGAAGCACTTTAAGGGTGAGTTTTAATCCTAAGAAATACAAACGgtaaatataaaattctagtCAATGAACAAGTGCTAGCCTCTATTATTTAATGGTAAACAGCTGGAAAAAAGCTCAAATTAACACGAAGTACTAAATAGGAGACTAATAACTATTTCGTCTAGTCAGTGTGACAAAAAGGCCTCCATAGACTTCTTTGCTCATTGGGTAGGCTGAGAAATGGCTCAGATTATATATGATTTATTTGGTTACATATGATCATTTGGCCTAAAGacaactgtctttttaaaaatgcgtTATTTATATAGTTGGAGATTCAAGAAAAGGATAAGTGTATAGCCCTAAACAGAATCTGAATGCTTGTCTTTGGCTAAGTTGAAGTTAATGATCACAATAATGAAACCACATCAGGAAACACGGTGAGTTTGGGGCCAAATTTTCAGTTGTAACTTGTATCTCTCAAATTGTTACATTATTCAAGGGTACATTTTCCACACCCTCAAATTTGTTCACTTGTAACTTGTATTAATTGAAAATTCACTTTGGAAGGTGTTTTGAAAGAGGCTTGTTTATAACAGTTGCTGGTACCCCTGGAATTCAAAATGATGCCAACTGAATGCCATTTcaaataaaaccttatttatttatttatttatttatttatttatttatttggcagCAGAAAAGAGCAGAGTCACACAGTAGCTCTTGATTTATGAAACGGTGTTTTCTAACTCTCAGACTCCCACCATGTGTGTAGTTCGCTTGAAGGAACTAGGTTGGACACatttaacaagaaaataattctatCTCCGTATctgctttttaatttgaaatcATATGGGTCTTTGATTATACTTCATCCCATTTTCATGCCTCCTATAACCAGTTGAGAGAGTGGACACTGAGAACCATACATCAGCTTCTTCTGTTTGTAAAATATTGTTCAATGACAAGTCAGACAGATGGGAACCTCCAAAGCATGGTTGTTATTGTGGACAaaatttgtggaaatattttacATTGAACCATCCAGTAAGCATTTTCGCAGCTCTATGTCACATCCGGGAATTATACAATTGGTTCCCCCTGAACCTGGTTGAAGTGCTGAGAAAGGAGAGGATGTAACAGATCAAAACTGATCTGGATGATGGCAGAGTGAAGTGGCCGACAGGCAGGTAGAGGACAGAGAGAAACCCATACATGCCTTACAGGAGTTTCTGGCTTTAAGCGGAGTCCATCCTTGTAAGTGATGCATTAAACAAAGAGTTTATTGTAAAGTGGGCCTGATCcctggaggaaaagaaaattgattCTTTTTCACTGGAGGGAAGTTAACTCTTTCTGTCCTTTTGCAGCAGAGAAGGTGCTGAACACGTATTTAGTGATGAATTTCCCTGGTTCGTTCCAAGGGGTCTTTATGTCAGGAATAGTATTTATTCATACTGCATTTTCTATGCAATAGAGAGGCAAGATTCCCTAAAGTCTCCCCATTATACTCCCTTCATCCCATCTAGCACAGGTAGACTGTGTAAAACCCATATTCTAATAGTTACTAAGCTATTAAAATTGGCTACaatacttctttttgtttgtttgttttgcgtAGGAGTAACTCAAGATGACTTTGATGTTgcagttttaaatttcactttgaCTTGAGCTGGGAAATCCATTGACCTATTATACCATGGATGCTAAAAATGTTGAGAGCTGCATGTTCTGCCTTGATCTTTTCAAGACTGAATTTGgaaggagaaaaattattttgcctaAGGACGTCTGTGAAAGTATCAGGAAAACACTGACAAGCCAGAGAGAAGGGTTCAGTTGTAGTGTGCTCCCTTTAAGAGGGAAACGAGATTAGCAACTTTGGCAAATTTTTGGGACTCTAttcagaaggaaagagaagagctgccagtgtcaaaaaaaaaaaaaaaaaaaaaaaaaaaaaaaaaggatggatgTTAGGAGACAAAGGCAGAGGCAATTTTACACCTTTCTGAAAGCTTACCTGGGAGTAGTTTTAGCTCCACTGAGGTTAAgaaagatgcatttttttttcttttctttcaagactAAAGCTGGAGCTAGGGGGAAACGGGTTTAATGTGAAGTAGTGCCCCTGTCAGTTCTGTTTGTCCTGGGAAGTACACAAGGAAAAGAAGCCTCCGTGGAAGGGAGAGGAAGCGCCAGGTGCTGAAGGTGAGGGATTACCTGTTACAACAGTAACAATTCTGAAAGTTACGTTATGATATGAAAGTAGAAACTCtttattgcattctttttttaaggaaaaaccTGATTTAAACAGTTAGGAAGCTTATGACTGCTAGACACATATCTGAATTGTATTTTGCCTTTTCATATTAGCAAttactttgttttctaaatacCCTCATGCAAGAAGAGTTCACAAAaataaagcagatttttttttttatatcaggTCAGAAAAGTTAGTGAGGCATCATTTGGGATAATCACAGTGTTTACTCAAGCcttattcatatataaaaatgttattttctctaaTTGCATATTTTGCCTCTATAATGACTGGTTGAATTCTAAACTGAAATGAGTAATCAATACTGTGCCGCTGATGTTCAGATGAAGTAGTAGCTATTTTAGATGGTATGACACTGCTCCAAATTTGGCAAGTTTCTATGAAGGTGGACGTCAAGAGCTAAaaagtgtgtttttgttgttgttgttgttgtttaggttCTAACTGAAAACCCAAACCAAGAAATAGCAACACATCTAGAATTCTTACTACTACAAAATTCACCTGGATCCCTAAGGGCACAGCAAAGAATGAGCTATTACGGCAGCAGCTATCATATTGTCAATGTGGACGCAAAATACCCAGGCTACCCACCAGAGCACATTATAGCTGAGAAGAGAAGAGCAAGAAGAAGATTGCTTCACAAAGATGGCAGCTGTAATGTCTACTTCAAGCACATTTTTGGAGAATGGGGAAGCTATGTGGTTGACATCTTCACCACTCTTGTGGACACTAAGTGGCGCCATATGTttgtgatattttctttatcttatatCCTCTCATGGTTGATATTTGGCTCTGTCTTTTGGCTCATAGCCCTTCATCATGGCGATCTATTAAATGATCCAGACATCACACCTTGTGTTGACAACGTCCATTCTTTCACAGGGGCCTTTTTGTTCTCCCTTGAGACCCAAACCACCATAGGATATGGTTATCGCTGTGTTACTGAAGAATGCTCTGTGGCCGTGCTCATGGTGATCCTCCAGTCCATCTTAAGTTGCATCATAAATACCTTTATCATTGGAGCTGCCTTGGCCAAAATGGCAACTGCTCGAAAGAGAGCCCAAACCATTCGTTTCAGCTATTTTGCACTTATAGGCATGAGAGATGGGAAGCTTTGCCTCATGTGGCGCATTGGTGATTTTCGGCCAAACCACGTGGTAGAAGGAACAGTTAGAGCCCAACTTCTCCGCTACACAGAAGACAGTGAAGGGAGGATGACAATGGCATTTAAAGACCTCAGATTAGTCAATGACCAAATCATCCTGGTCACCCCAGTAACTATTGTCCATGAAATTGACCACGAGAGTCCTCTGTATGCCCTTGACCGCAAAGCAGTAGCCAAAGATAACTTTGAGATTTTGGTGACATTTATCTATACTGGTGATTCCACTGGAACATCCCACCAATCTAGAAGCTCCTATGTTCCCCGAGAAATTCTCTGGGGCCATAGGTTTAATGATGTCTTGGAAGTTAAGAGGAAGTATTACAAAGTGAACTGCTTACAGTTTGAAGGAAGTGTGGAAGTATATGCCCCCTTTTGCAGTGCCAAGCAATTGGACTGGAAAGACCAGCAGCTCCACATAGAAAAGGCACCGCCAGTTCGAGGATCCTGCACATCAGACACCAAGGCGAGACGAAGGTCATTTAGTGCCGTTGCCATTGTCAGCAGCTGTGAAAATCCTGAGGAAACCACCACTTCTGCCGCACATGAGTATAGGGAAACACCTTATCAGAAAGCTCTCCTGACTTTAAACAGAATCTCTGTAGAATCCCAAATGTAGTCCTAAATTGTGATTATGAGGGCTACCACTAAATCATTTTATCTTCCAGCCAATCACCGTAGGCAAGTCGTTGTAAACATGGCTTTTTTGAAAGTGTTATAGCTATGTTTTGTGATGATGCTGGGTAAGTAGAGTAAGTTAAACTTGGTAAAAGATAATCTAAAAATTCCATAGTTCTcgattattaaaatttttcttgttaGCCAATTTTGTATTAAGAATGCTATTAAGAAGCCTAATTgattaaaatgtatcttttttattatcttaTATACTTGTATCTTCAGTTGGAGGTGTAGTATTCAAATATGGGGATATGAAGGCAGGAAGGAGgctagaataaataaaaatgaaaagacaagtaaGACagcataaataatacatttttaaatatgtcaaCATTGATAATACAATGAAGATTTGCTATAAAAAGTATGATATCTAACAAAGATATGCAAAAGATGCATTCAGTAAGCTGTAATGTTGAGAAATGTaactgtgaaatcagctcaccaGTTCAAGTCACTTGGTTTGCCACTTGGACGGTCTTCGTTTCAGCGAGCATAGCTAGTGGCTGTAAGAAACTGTCCACGCCACCAGTTCCACTGCCACTTGCCCAGGTAGTGATCAATGAGAGCTAGAAGCGGTTTTTTCTCTAACCGATGAGGCAGAAGAAAAGTTAACAGTATTTAGAGCAGCATTTCTCTCTTAAAGTCTCTGGTTGACTCCAACAAACGGAGACCAGAAATAAGGCAACCATAACCTTGCTAGGTTCTCTGAGAAGGGGAGGTTCTATGTTCATGTCCCACCTTCCTCCAGGACGTGACCAAAGGACAGGATCATATAGATGAGGTGAGGGGATGGTTAGCAGCGAGAAACATTCTCAGACCCTTGGAGAGAAACTGTTGCTAGCTTGCTAGTGCCGAAAGATTGCAACTTTGGCTGCTACATAAAGGATAGAACCTTTTTGGGGGGAGGGTGGGGAAAGAGATACTTATTTGTGCCCAGAAGCAGTTATGTATGCTTCTAATCTTGGTTACCGTACAAGACACAAATGACTCAAGTTGTGGATTGCAAGAAACTCTTTTATTGAACTTGGAACAGCCATTTAAATGAAGGATTTTGTGAGATAGAATTCAATTATAGTGATTTTAATGCACAGTAAGTGGATAATCTGAGTACAAtgaaatttcttaaattttataacaTGAGATAAAGTTGTATACTCTACTTTCATGTTAAAAGATGTTAATCATGATTACTTTAAGCACACACCAACTGGCCTATGAGTAAAGAGTCACTTTAAACTTTATAAATCAAAGAAATATTAGGTACATTCagaattctttgtgttttgtgtctGTTTTACATTGTTGCTGCATTGGCAGTAAGTATGTGgcacagtttttattatttatttcatttaaatacacacacacagacacacacacccagtttttgttttgcttcttctggaaaatctttctctctctctcaatttaaattaaaacacacaAGTGAATGAACCAAATTACGTAGTCCAAgattataaataaaagtaaaatatataggtATAGGTAGATAGAGtgcctttctgtttcttttctttttttttctttttttgtttttctttcctttcttccctcttcccccatccttccctttctccttccttttccctcgtggttgtttttttttgtttttttttttttggcctgggagtaataaagttactttttaaatgcacaTGTGCAATCTTTTATTCCTGTTGTTTTATGCATAAGAGATTTGTTCAGGTCAAAAGTTGCAAAACTGTTCTGAAGCTTAATATTAGAGACCCAAGTAAGATGATTTTTAGTCCTGCTTGAGGAATGCacactccatttaaaaaattatgcacACTGTAGATTTGGATTGTACAGCAGCAATTACTTGGCTAAATTAGAGTACTGCAATCTTGTAAGTAGAAAACAGCCAccatagccgggcgcggtggctcacgcctgtaatccctgcactttgggaggccgaggcgggcggatcacgaggtcaggagatcgagaccatcctggctaacatggtgaaaccccgtctctactaaaatacaaaaaattagccgggcgcggtggcgggcgcctgtagtcccagctactcggaggctgaggcaggagaatggccagaacccgggaggcggagcttgcagtgagccgagatggtgccacggcactccagcctgggcgacagagtgaagactccgtctcaaaaaaaaaaaaaaactggtgtgagatggtatctcattgtggttttgatttgcatttctctgatggccagtgatgatgagcattttttcatgtgtctgttggctgtatgaatgtcttcttttgagaaatgtctgttcatatcctttgcccactttttgatggggttgtttgtttttttcttgtaaatttgtttgagttctttgtaggttctggatattagccctttgtcagatgagtagattgcaaaaattttctcccattctgtaggttgcctgttcactctgatggtagtgtcttttgctgtgcagaagctctttagtttaatgagatcccatttgtcaattttggcttttgctgccgttgcttttggtgttttagacatgaaatctttgcccatgcctatgtcctgaatggtactacctaggttttcctctaggatttttatggtattaggtctaacatttaagtctctaatccttcttgaattaattttcgtataaggagtaaggaaaggatccagttagaatggcaatcattaaaaagtcaggagacaacaggtgctggagaggatgtggagaaataggaacacttttacactgttggtgggattgtaaactagttcaaccattatggaaaacagtatggcgattcctcaaggatctagaactagatgtaccatatgacccagccatcccattactgggtatatacccaaaggattataaattatgctgctataaagacacatgcacacgtatgtttattgcagcactattcacaatagcaaagacttggaatcaacccaaatgtccatcagtgacagattggattaagaaaatgtggcacatatacaccatggaatactatgcagccatcaaaaaggatgagtttgtgtcctttgtagggacttggatgcagctggaatccatcattcttagcaaactatcacaagaacagaaaaccaaacaccgcatgttctcactcataggtgggaactgaacaatgagatcactcggactcaggaaggggaacatcacacaccggggcctatcatggggaggggggaggggggagggattgcattgggagttatacctgatgtaaatgacgagttgatgggtgcagcacagcaacatggcacaagtatacatatgtaacaaacctgcacgttatgcacatgtaccctacaacttaaagtataataataataaataaattaaaaaaaaaaaaagaaaacagccacCATGACAATAgacaaaaacacttaaaaattttttagctTGTTTTACCTTTGACCTACATCTAGTTTCATGTCACCTTGCTTTGCTTTGTTGAGTCCGCTACTGCTAATGTTTGCCTTTCAATATCAGAATGGGGCATCAATGTCCCATGAAATACATTTTGTTGTGCTCTGAGCCTCTATAATCAAATGCTTGTACTCA
Protein-coding sequences here:
- the LOC105469070 gene encoding inward rectifier potassium channel 16 isoform X1; protein product: MFFSTRISTWERTRVFEDIEKYVFLLLYSLVVLTENPNQEIATHLEFLLLQNSPGSLRAQQRMSYYGSSYHIVNVDAKYPGYPPEHIIAEKRRARRRLLHKDGSCNVYFKHIFGEWGSYVVDIFTTLVDTKWRHMFVIFSLSYILSWLIFGSVFWLIALHHGDLLNDPDITPCVDNVHSFTGAFLFSLETQTTIGYGYRCVTEECSVAVLMVILQSILSCIINTFIIGAALAKMATARKRAQTIRFSYFALIGMRDGKLCLMWRIGDFRPNHVVEGTVRAQLLRYTEDSEGRMTMAFKDLRLVNDQIILVTPVTIVHEIDHESPLYALDRKAVAKDNFEILVTFIYTGDSTGTSHQSRSSYVPREILWGHRFNDVLEVKRKYYKVNCLQFEGSVEVYAPFCSAKQLDWKDQQLHIEKAPPVRGSCTSDTKARRRSFSAVAIVSSCENPEETTTSAAHEYRETPYQKALLTLNRISVESQM
- the LOC105469070 gene encoding inward rectifier potassium channel 16 isoform X2; the protein is MSYYGSSYHIVNVDAKYPGYPPEHIIAEKRRARRRLLHKDGSCNVYFKHIFGEWGSYVVDIFTTLVDTKWRHMFVIFSLSYILSWLIFGSVFWLIALHHGDLLNDPDITPCVDNVHSFTGAFLFSLETQTTIGYGYRCVTEECSVAVLMVILQSILSCIINTFIIGAALAKMATARKRAQTIRFSYFALIGMRDGKLCLMWRIGDFRPNHVVEGTVRAQLLRYTEDSEGRMTMAFKDLRLVNDQIILVTPVTIVHEIDHESPLYALDRKAVAKDNFEILVTFIYTGDSTGTSHQSRSSYVPREILWGHRFNDVLEVKRKYYKVNCLQFEGSVEVYAPFCSAKQLDWKDQQLHIEKAPPVRGSCTSDTKARRRSFSAVAIVSSCENPEETTTSAAHEYRETPYQKALLTLNRISVESQM